The Rhabdothermincola salaria genomic interval CCGATCGTCGCGACGCCTTCGCGCTCACCCAGCTGCTGGGCCTCAGCTACGCCGAGGCCGCCGAGGTCCTCGACTGCCCGGTGGGGACGATCCGCTCCCGGGTGGCGCGTGCCCGCGAGGACCTGGTCGACGCGCTTCGCGACCCTCGCGCCGAGGAGACGGGATGACCGGCCGGAAGGACACTCCGATCGCCCTGCCGGCCGAGTGCTCGCCGTGGCGCGAGGCCCTCTCGGCCCGGATCGACGGAGAGCTCCCCGCGGCCGACCACGGCGGCCTCGACGACCACCTGGCCGGGTGCGAGAGCTGCCGGGCCTTCGCCGGTGACGCGGAGGCCTCCCACCGGGCTCTTCGGCTCGGTCCCGCCGAAGCCGTGGGCGACCGGACCGACGCGATCATGGCCGCCTGGGACGACCGCCAGGATCGAGACGGGCCGTCGCGCCGGCACCGTCCAGCGCGACGGGTCGGTGTGGCGGCGCTGGTGGCGGCCGCCCTGGTGGTGCTGGCCGGCCTGGCCGGGTGGTGGCCCGGTGGAGGCGGCGCGGACGCCGAACCGGCGTTGGCCTTCGCGTCGGGCGTGGCCACCCCGGCCCCGGCGGAGGGCAACACGGCGGTGTACGTGTCGCTCACCAACGACGGAGGCTCGGACCGCCTCCTGGGCGTCGACACCGACGTCGCCGAGCGGGCCACGCTGCACGCCACCGAGCAGCGCGACGGCCTGGTGCTCATGACCGGCCGCGACGACTACCCCGTGCCGGGCGACACGACGGTCGTGTTCCAGCCGGGGGGCGCCCACGTGATGCTCGAAG includes:
- a CDS encoding copper chaperone PCu(A)C yields the protein MTGRKDTPIALPAECSPWREALSARIDGELPAADHGGLDDHLAGCESCRAFAGDAEASHRALRLGPAEAVGDRTDAIMAAWDDRQDRDGPSRRHRPARRVGVAALVAAALVVLAGLAGWWPGGGGADAEPALAFASGVATPAPAEGNTAVYVSLTNDGGSDRLLGVDTDVAERATLHATEQRDGLVLMTGRDDYPVPGDTTVVFQPGGAHVMLEGLRRPLEVGDRLEVVLEFERSASRTLMVEVVSLSEVTEVVGIASQLMGPA